One genomic region from Cucumis melo cultivar AY chromosome 9, USDA_Cmelo_AY_1.0, whole genome shotgun sequence encodes:
- the LOC103501646 gene encoding WAT1-related protein At2g39510-like isoform X2 has product MEQPAGMLSQARPYIAVILQQFITAGMVIISKFALNQGLNQHVLVVYRYTIATIVVAPFAFVFERKVRPRMTWSIFGKVVLLGLLELEIVDVRQLSSQAKILGTVVAVGGAMIMTTVRGPILNLPWTNHNIHDHSTTAVNQQDLLKGSLMILVGCILWSVFNVLQAITIKVYPAQLSLTTLICFTGAVQASVIAFAMEGHKPAAWSLHLDSTLLAPLYSGIMSSGVSYTIQSAVMKTKGPVFSSTFGPLSLVIVAIISSFALSEILYIGRVIGAAVIITGLYLVLWGKIKGQALYKLDSEKMTPSDQKLTAITDKSKTSDKELGVDLARIKTVDDSV; this is encoded by the exons ATGGAGCAACCCGCCGGAATGTTGAGTCAAGCAAGGCCTTATATTGCAGTCATTCTTCAGCAGTTCATCACTGCCGGAATGGTGATCATTTCCAAGTTTGCTCTCAACCAAGGGCTCAACCAGCACGTTTTAGTCGTCTACCGATACACCATAGCTACCATTGTTGTCGCTCCCTTTGCTTTCGTTTTCGAGAGGAAAGTGAGACCCAGGATGACTTGGTCCATTTTTGGGAAGGTTGTGTTGCTTGGACTATTAGA GCTCGAGATAGTCGATGTAAGACAGTTGTCAAGCCAGGCAAAGATATTAGGGACAGTGGTGGCAGTGGGAGGGGCAATGATAATGACTACAGTCAGAGGACCAATCTTGAATCTGCCATGGACAAATCACAACATCCATGACCATTCTACAACTGCAGTTAACCAGCAAGATCTTCTCAAGGGTTCTCTCATGATCCTTGTTGGTTGTATTCTTTGGTCTGTTTTCAATGTTCTTCAG GCAATTACAATAAAAGTATACCCAGCACAACTGTCCTTAACAACTTTGATATGCTTCACCGGCGCCGTACAAGCCTCAGTGATAGCTTTTGCAATGGAAGGCCACAAACCTGCTGCCTGGTCATTACATTTAGATTCAACCCTCTTAGCTCCTTTGTACAGT GGAATCATGTCTTCAGGAGTTTCGTATACTATCCAATCGGCAGTGATGAAAACGAAAGGGCCAGTTTTCTCAAGTACATTTGGTCCACTGAGCTTGGTTATTGTAGCAATCATTAGTTCATTCGCATTATCCGAGATATTATATATCGGAAG GGTTATTGGAGCAGCTGTGATTATTACAGGCCTTTATTTGGTTCTTTGGGGTAAAATCAAGGGTCAAGCTCTATACAAGTTAGATAGTGAGAAGATGACCCCATCAGATCAGAAACTGACTGCCATAACTGACAAATCTAAGACTTCAGATAAAGAACTTGGAGTTGATCTTGCTAGGATAAAAACAGTGGATGATTCAGTTTGA
- the LOC103501646 gene encoding WAT1-related protein At2g39510-like isoform X1, with protein sequence MEQPAGMLSQARPYIAVILQQFITAGMVIISKFALNQGLNQHVLVVYRYTIATIVVAPFAFVFERKVRPRMTWSIFGKVVLLGLLEPALDQNLYYTGMKYTTATFASAMTNMTPGLVFLMAWAVRLEIVDVRQLSSQAKILGTVVAVGGAMIMTTVRGPILNLPWTNHNIHDHSTTAVNQQDLLKGSLMILVGCILWSVFNVLQAITIKVYPAQLSLTTLICFTGAVQASVIAFAMEGHKPAAWSLHLDSTLLAPLYSGIMSSGVSYTIQSAVMKTKGPVFSSTFGPLSLVIVAIISSFALSEILYIGRVIGAAVIITGLYLVLWGKIKGQALYKLDSEKMTPSDQKLTAITDKSKTSDKELGVDLARIKTVDDSV encoded by the exons ATGGAGCAACCCGCCGGAATGTTGAGTCAAGCAAGGCCTTATATTGCAGTCATTCTTCAGCAGTTCATCACTGCCGGAATGGTGATCATTTCCAAGTTTGCTCTCAACCAAGGGCTCAACCAGCACGTTTTAGTCGTCTACCGATACACCATAGCTACCATTGTTGTCGCTCCCTTTGCTTTCGTTTTCGAGAGGAAAGTGAGACCCAGGATGACTTGGTCCATTTTTGGGAAGGTTGTGTTGCTTGGACTATTAGA ACCTGCACTTGACCAAAACTTATATTATACGGGCATGAAGTATACGACAGCAACCTTTGCATCCGCTATGACTAATATGACCCCTGGCTTAGTATTTCTCATGGCTTGGGCTGTTCG GCTCGAGATAGTCGATGTAAGACAGTTGTCAAGCCAGGCAAAGATATTAGGGACAGTGGTGGCAGTGGGAGGGGCAATGATAATGACTACAGTCAGAGGACCAATCTTGAATCTGCCATGGACAAATCACAACATCCATGACCATTCTACAACTGCAGTTAACCAGCAAGATCTTCTCAAGGGTTCTCTCATGATCCTTGTTGGTTGTATTCTTTGGTCTGTTTTCAATGTTCTTCAG GCAATTACAATAAAAGTATACCCAGCACAACTGTCCTTAACAACTTTGATATGCTTCACCGGCGCCGTACAAGCCTCAGTGATAGCTTTTGCAATGGAAGGCCACAAACCTGCTGCCTGGTCATTACATTTAGATTCAACCCTCTTAGCTCCTTTGTACAGT GGAATCATGTCTTCAGGAGTTTCGTATACTATCCAATCGGCAGTGATGAAAACGAAAGGGCCAGTTTTCTCAAGTACATTTGGTCCACTGAGCTTGGTTATTGTAGCAATCATTAGTTCATTCGCATTATCCGAGATATTATATATCGGAAG GGTTATTGGAGCAGCTGTGATTATTACAGGCCTTTATTTGGTTCTTTGGGGTAAAATCAAGGGTCAAGCTCTATACAAGTTAGATAGTGAGAAGATGACCCCATCAGATCAGAAACTGACTGCCATAACTGACAAATCTAAGACTTCAGATAAAGAACTTGGAGTTGATCTTGCTAGGATAAAAACAGTGGATGATTCAGTTTGA
- the LOC103501645 gene encoding uncharacterized protein LOC103501645 produces the protein MEFKNLLKDKKFWFASFLIAWAAALQGHMMYLQKQDSFKQKFGTPNQENDTEK, from the exons ATGGAATTCAAGAATCTTCTCAAGGACAAGAAATTCTGGTTTGCCTCCTTCCTCATTGCTTGGGCCGCAGCTCTCCAG GGGCATATGATGTATTTGCAGAAGCAGGATTCTTTCAAGCAGAAGTTTGGGACTCCCAATCAAGAAAATGATACTGAAAAATGA
- the LOC103501647 gene encoding F-box protein At2g39490, with the protein MDGNGEDLISFLPDEILRLVISLLPFESSLQTTLLSSTWRNLWNSPLLRFGPIEDIANQVSSFFNHFNNLHPITKLQYNFGKNHFLLASIAPHNKLHLDFSAAKSEFPYHFDWELKFDTQKNPSPSSFYVKSLCLKSVTYITNEAVSSLVLNIRFLENLRIDRCNGFQSLCIGSTPKLQRLTVLECPDLRFLHIKCSKLRSFRYRGQLPRIRLESHFNLQDAMLDFRQGPGCNNFKISDFDPCLLTIKNANTLTLCRWNYEVLIWPSLTSLQGNFIFYNIKELWWIDSNSNGGYNNNALVSFLQMCPTLERLFITIDPKSYDTPSKETYTKNVRRKTKLEHLKLVSLKGFVDQNEEMALIRLIKEVVAVDPPLFLTVIDKNKLESLAEVPYNQIKSQSFIDFKTEKNGSDGKNLFSKLDDAEQTWPKHPHMNL; encoded by the exons ATGGATGGAAATGGAGAAGATTTGATCAGCTTTTTACCAGATGAAATACTTAGACTCGTAATTTCCCTTCTTCCTTTTGAATCATCTCTTCAAACTACTTTACTTTCTTCTACCTGGAGAAACCTATGGAATTCACCTCTACTCCGCTTTGGACCCATTGAAGATATTGCCAATcaagtttcttcttttttcaatcATTTCAATAACCTTCATCCAATTACAAAACTTCAATATAACTTTGGCAAAAATCATTTCCTTTTAGCTTCCATTGCACCTCATAATAAGCTTCACTTGGATTTCTCCGCAGCAAAATCAGAGTTCCCATATCATTTTGATTGGGAACTTAAGTTTGATACACAAAAAAATCCATCTCCATCTTCCTTTTATGTTAAATCTTTGTGCCTTAAATCTGTCACTTACATTACCAATGAAGCTGTTTCGTCCCTTGTTTTGAATATTCGTTTTCTTGAGAATTTAAGGATCGACCGGTGCAACGGATTCCAATCTTTATGTATCGGTTCAACTCCGAAGCTTCAAAGGCTGACTGTTTTGGAATGTCCAGATTTGAGGTTTCTCCATATCAAGTGTTCGAAGCTTCGATCCTTTCGGTATCGAGGACAACTTCCACGGATTCGTCTTGAGAGTCATTTTAACTTGCAGGATGCAATGCTTGACTTCAGACAAGGCCCTGGATGTAACAATTTTAAGATTAGTGATTTTGATCCATGTCTCTTAACTATAAAAAATGCTAATACTCTAACATTATGTAGATGGAATTATGAG GTGCTAATATGGCCTTCTTTAACTTCTTTACAAGGGAACTtcatattttataatattaaagAGCTGTGGTGGATTGATTCTAATTCAAATGGAGGATATAACAATAATGCATTGGTCAGCTTCCTCCAAATGTGTCCCACATTAGAGCGACTTTTCATCACG ATTGATCCTAAAAGCTATGACACACCGAGCAAGGAAACGTACACGAAGAACGTCAGGAGGAAAACGAAATTAGAACATCTAAAACTTGTAAGTTTGAAGGGGTTTgtggatcagaatgaagaaatGGCATTGATTAGGCTGATAAAAGAGGTAGTTGCTGTTGATCCTCCATTGTTCTTGACAGTAATTGATAAGAACAAGTTGGAGAGTTTGGCAGAAGTTCCTTacaatcaaatcaaatcacAGAGTTTTATCGACTTCAAAACAGAGAAAAATGGATCAGATGGAAAAAACTTATTCTCTAAGTTGGATGATGCAGAACAAACATGGCCTAAACATCCTCATATGAATCTTTAG